The nucleotide sequence TCGTTTACCTATTAGTCGGCTTCCTCCGTGAAAAGATTAAGGATAGGTATAAGGATGAATGGAGGGGGGTTAAGCTTAGGTACTTGGAGGAGGATAGGCCGCGTGGTACGCTCTACGGCATAAGAAGCTTGATGTTATTTGCTGAGGCGGACGCGTACCTAGTGATGAACGGCGACGTAGTTACGGACATTAACCTAAGGCAAATGCTTATGGAGTGGAAGCCGGGCACCATGAGCATGGCCCTAACGAGGATGGTTTCACCCTACGGCATCGTCGATATAGTTAACGGTAAGGTCGTAGCCTTCAAGGAGAAACCCCTCCTCCCTTACTATTTAAACGCTGGCGTATACGTAATTGATAAGGGGCTTAAGCCCTACTTTACAATGTACGAGGGGGGCGACGTGGAGAAGCTGGTTTTCCCTAAACTAGCCGAGGAGAGGCTTATAAACTGCTACGTTGAGGAAGGGGTGTTTTGGCGATCCATAGATTCCCCTAAGGACTTGGAAGCCGTGAGGGAGGAGTTTTCCAATAGGGATGATAAGCCTTGGGGCTATGAGAAGCTGCTCGATTTAACCGGAGAGCGGATGAAGAAGCAGGTGTACGTTATGAAGGGTTTTAGGACTCCGTTACATTTCCACGAGCGGAGGCATGAAGCCGTACACGTAGTATCAGGTGTAGGATACATCCACATCGAGGAGGAGGACGTTAAGGTGAAGCAGGGCGATGTAGTAGAAATAGGGCCAGGGAAAAAGCATTATATAGCCGCCGCCGAGAACCTTACCCTACTAGAGTACTCTACACCGCACCCTAATGACGTGGTCAGCGTAAACGGCTCCATCACGATAAGCCTTAGTAAACTGTCGACGGTTTAAGCCCCTTAGAAGCGTTAAGGGTCCTTTACGCTATAACTATCCCTTTAACCAAGGCCTCTAGATCTATTTCAGCCTTCGCCCTCCAATCTAAGCTTAAAAATCCGTCTTCATCCTCAGCTAGATAGCCTGTCCTTACGAACCTATCGATTAAGAGTTCGACGCGCCATTTAGGTAGTTTTTCGCTTAATAACTCTTCAACATCACTTCTCTTAACCCTACCCTGCCTCGACGCTATGTAAGCGGTAGCGGCGGCTAACGCGGCGA is from Candidatus Nezhaarchaeales archaeon and encodes:
- a CDS encoding sugar phosphate nucleotidyltransferase; translated protein: MNVVGAVLCGGWGKRLHPITLSIPKSLIELKNGYTVLDRQLLQMKHSGVDVVYLLVGFLREKIKDRYKDEWRGVKLRYLEEDRPRGTLYGIRSLMLFAEADAYLVMNGDVVTDINLRQMLMEWKPGTMSMALTRMVSPYGIVDIVNGKVVAFKEKPLLPYYLNAGVYVIDKGLKPYFTMYEGGDVEKLVFPKLAEERLINCYVEEGVFWRSIDSPKDLEAVREEFSNRDDKPWGYEKLLDLTGERMKKQVYVMKGFRTPLHFHERRHEAVHVVSGVGYIHIEEEDVKVKQGDVVEIGPGKKHYIAAAENLTLLEYSTPHPNDVVSVNGSITISLSKLSTV